A window of Phaseolus vulgaris cultivar G19833 chromosome 4, P. vulgaris v2.0, whole genome shotgun sequence genomic DNA:
CTCCCCAGGTTTTAGAGTTGTTTAGAAGCCACTTTGGGTATTTCAAGTTCGTGATTGGGTTGTTAATAGTGGTTCCTGTGCTGTCCTAAGTTAAGCAAattattttcaagatttcaGTTCAGATGATTAATTAATCATGCCATTTTGATGCTTGGTATGATTGTTGTAGTACCTTCAATAAATAATGTTGAAGAGGAAAAGATTGCACTGCAGGGAATCAATGGGCATTTTTCTATGTTTTACAGAATATTAACTATATTTAGGTAAGTTAGAGGGGACGTTGTTATTGAAATAGAAGGGAAACCAAGAGAAAGTGGTAGCTTGTAATTTAGGAATTTATTACAGGGGAGAGCTTCAGTTTTTCTGGAAGGTTACTATCCTGggaattataaaataatttctaatttcaCTAGATAGTTGGCATAATGTGGCAACCAAAATGGCTTTAGGTGGATCATAATAACCAGTGTTGAATTATATTGTTGTGGTAGATGCTCAATTGGAAAACATCAGTATGCTGAGAGTCTGTCATCCTTATTCATTCTATTAAGGATGATTTGATGGTTAAGGAAATACTGCAAAAGGCCAGGAGAAGGTACCCATTGTTGACATTCACAGAGCAGGATGGAAATGTGAATAGGAGACAACAAGACAATCTTTGCTTCAAAAGTCCAATATTTTTCAGTGTCACTTAGACGATTTTGCATGAAAATGCACTAGCAGGAATgtagatgaaaaataaaaacaacctATGAACTCTCTTAAGTGATCTTGGATTTGTTACCATACTATTGTAAACATTGCAAACTTCTGCTACACTTCCTTTTACCTTCAGGTTCTTTATGTATTTCTGAATTGAATCAGTAGACAGAGGTTGAACTTTTCCCCTGGTCCAGTGTTATTTATACACATCAACAGAATAACCAATTACAGAAAAGTAATAATGGTATTATAAACCTTGGAAACATGAGAGATTATGCTAACTGGCGTTCTGTACCAGCCACAGATCCTTTATGTTTAGTTTCATATTCTTGTAAGTGTTACTGTTTAAGCAACAATATTAGGGGGAGGCTTATGATTATATCTAACAAATAGAAACTAGTGCCAAAAGTACGGTGTAAAATTTGAGTGTCTTACTAAAACCATTATCTTACCAAAGGTTATAAGGCTTCCCTGTTTTCTTCCGACAATAGAGCTCTGATTTACCAAATAACTCTCTTTCAGTCCACAGAAAATTTCCCAATGACACTCTCAGAGTCTGTTTTTGTTTTACTTACTGAGAAAGCATATTCAAAGGAAAATTTGAAGGGATGGTAGACAAACATGTTTGCATCCAACTGGcatcaaattaaagaaaagaaagggaCTAGCATTTGTGTgttcaatttcttttttattgtcTTAGAAATTTTCCTAATCAGACttgaaattttaattgaatattgCATGCCTGTTGAGTGAATGCATGCTAATTGATTGAAAGATGAAAATGTTTGATGGAGTATTTGTACTTCCACCCATAATCTACTGACAATATGTACTTATAAGTATTCCAATGATCTTCTTATCTGTATAAAGTCCTACTTTCAATGTCATCATCTTACCTACTCTTATTGTTATGAATCTTGCTTTTGGTATCTTGTTGTAGAGGACGTGTACGGTGGGATGAGGCTAATATTGGAGAAATTGAGGCAAACAAACCTGTGAGGCAAAAAATTACTGAGCCCAAGACTCCATATCAACCTATGATTGATGATGACAGTATGTAAAGATCACTTAAACTTCATGTTTCTATTTATTATGTCTGCTTGTTAGACCTTTTATACAAAtaatttgttgattttattATAAGAGGTATTTATGATTGCTAACTATGAACTTTGTTTTATTCTTCTTGTACTGGATATTCAGTATTTTAAAAAGGTTTCATTTAATAGCTAAATTCAAACATTTATCTGGACCTCAGCAAGGTCTGggttgtaaatgtaaaatatatagTAATCTAACTTTGTTGATACAACtcatttgaaattttattctcaGACTTGCTCTTGTGCTTTAGTTTAAAAGCAAATGCATGTGCAGCAACTTTTCTTCTGAAAGAACGTACTTTTTTTAGGTTCTTTATCCCCTGTACGAGGAAGTTTTGATGATGAAAATCGTACAATGCATGCTGAAGCAATATGGACTGCTCTTAATGATGTTGCTGCTCTTAATGATGCCTCCAGTAGCAGAAGAGGCAGTGGGCAATCTGGTGGTTGGACATCATCCGAGGATGAGTTTGAAGAAATGGACCAAGATGACGATGGTATTGTACTATTCTTTGACTTTCATTCGTTGTTTTACCCATTGATCGTGTcatgttttttctttaatgGGTGTGCTTCTCCTTTCTCTCTTGAACATGACAGTATTACTTATTTCTTGAGCCTCTCATTCACACTATTGAATCCGAAAGGCTTATTTTTGTTCATCGATGGTGACTAATAGCTAATAGTTCATGTTCTGCCCAAACTTGATAACTACTTCTGATATGTGGGCCTGGGCAAAATGTTAGACTTGGAATctttatattcttttaaatttcaGTAAATCGTGTGGTAATGAGTTAGGATttattttatagtaaaaaaaaggtaaaagagTATTGGAATCTTGTCATTCCTTTCTCATATGAAAGGAAGTTATTCCACTTCGATAAACATAAaactcttttttcctttttttctccAAGTAATTTAGTGAGTTGATTT
This region includes:
- the LOC137837657 gene encoding protein phosphatase inhibitor 2-like, with protein sequence MSTKMRGRVRWDEANIGEIEANKPVRQKITEPKTPYQPMIDDDSSLSPVRGSFDDENRTMHAEAIWTALNDVAALNDASSSRRGSGQSGGWTSSEDEFEEMDQDDDDSETDRSLSFKEHRKAHYDEFLKVRELRQKGSHLEDGGDEDNNSKRCKSEKSASSSLSDGVKEMEIEGKKSLTHTANGSQKVMKK